The following are encoded together in the Lathyrus oleraceus cultivar Zhongwan6 chromosome 3, CAAS_Psat_ZW6_1.0, whole genome shotgun sequence genome:
- the LOC127131440 gene encoding uncharacterized protein LOC127131440: MGCVLGQYDETGRKEYVIYYLSKKFTDCESRYLMLEKTCFALAWAAKHLRQYMLTHTTLLISKMGHVKYIFEKPDLIGRVARWQMALTEYIIQYVTQKAIKRSVLSDYLTHHPLEDYPSMLLKFPDEDIMLIRDYNIPNPEEGSKPGSRWTLVLDGALNAHGNDIGAVITSPTGFHLPFTVRLSFECKNNMAEYEACILGIEVAVDLRIKILEVYEDSALVISQVKGDWATRYHKLIPYKEHVFKIIKEDWDTRDYIPSHSSRR, from the coding sequence ATGGGATGTGTCCTTGGCCAATATGACGAGACCGGTAGGAAAGAATACGTAatatactacttaagcaagaagttcaccgattgtgagagTAGATATTtgatgcttgaaaagacttgtttCGCACTAGCTTGGGCTGCCAAACACTTAAGGCAATACATGCTCACTCATACAACACTGTTAATCTCCAAGATGGGCCatgtcaaatacatctttgagaagcctgaTCTAATCGGTAGAGTAGCCCGATGGCAAATGGCTTTAACCGAGTACATCATCCAATATGTcactcaaaaggccatcaaaAGGAGTGTACTGTCCGACTATCTTACACATCATCCCTTGGAAGACTACCCGTCTATGCTCTTGAAATTCCCCGACGAGGATATTATGTTGATCAGGGATTATAACATCCCCAACCCTGAGGAAGGATCCAAGCCTGGATCCCGATGGACCTTAGTTTTGGATGGAGCTTTGAACGCTCATGGTAATGACATTGGGGCAGTTATCACTTCCCCGACTGGTTTCCACCTCCCCTTCACTGTGAGGTTGTCTTTTGAATGTAAAAacaatatggcggagtacgagGCATGTATCTTAGGTATTGAAGTTGCGgttgatcttaggatcaaaatccTTGAAGTCTACGAAGATTCGGCCTTAGTCATTAGccaagtcaaaggagattgggCCACTAGATATCACAAGCTTATCCCTTACAAGGAGCATGTCTTTAAGATAATCAAAGAAGATTGGGACACTAGAGATTACATTCCATCAcattcctcgagaagataa